A segment of the Lycium ferocissimum isolate CSIRO_LF1 chromosome 10, AGI_CSIRO_Lferr_CH_V1, whole genome shotgun sequence genome:
aaaattttaacaaaaacaagTGTTTAACAGAAAGTCCTTACAAAAGCAGGTAACATTTTCAAGATGCAAGTCAATAAGCAATTATGGGCAAAGGCATGCTGGCTTTACGCTTAAAGACCACAACGTCAGCACTTTTACTGGCAAAAAGTAAGTCTATAACCAGAATAAGAACATTTCTTACCCAAGCAGCAACATTTCTTACCCAAGGAGCACAATTGCCCACATAAAGAGTGATATATTTTAGGTTACTTGATAATTTTCTGTAACAATCTGGCACTAGGATGTATGGTTCACAAAAAATGAAACACGCCTGAGGATCCATTCATTAATTTCCAGAACACTTCTGGCATCTGAACTCTGCCTATCTCATTCGCATTAGCACCTTTTGTAGCCCAGTTACATCTATCTGTTATTTGCCGAGacattttcttcaaattaagaAATAGCCATTTAGAAAGAGTAACAAGTTTAAATCCACACAAGTACAAAAGGTTGACGTACATGGAATGAGCACAAATAAacgattcttttccttttatcatTGATAACACTTTGAGCATCATGGAGAAAATAAAGATGATTAAGTTGTAATGTCAAAGAGGATCATCCAAGAGATGTGTGAAGCTAactttagtaaaaaaaaatgatacttgCTGATTCTTGAAAGGAACAAAACCAAAACTCCTAGATCGCCTAGTATTTTGATCCCACATTACCTTGCATCACTATTATCAAATACAACATGGATAGTTAGCACTGGATACACCAAGTAGATAAAGAAATTCCTTTTCTGGGTTCTGTTTCCGGATAAAATGGCTTCTATCTAATCCATTTGGCTGTGGAACCTGCTGCAATCGACTTACGTACACTTTGTTTTGCCCAAGTTAACTTCAATAATTGTTGATCTTAGTGGACAATTTCCATCACCTCCTCATGAAGAGGTCAAATATACAGTGTGCAGCTGGAGGAGAACGCAGTATCAGACTGGAGGGACATAGAAGAGCTCTTTCTTAGTGCTGCAAATGTAAATATATGGATTACAGTCCTCCTAAATCTGAGAAGTTTGATCCACTCTTCAATGTTTCAATGAAATCTCGATTGTATTATCTGCTCCTATACTTATGTTTCTCTGCTGCACAAGAGGTATTCGCACTGGAAGTTTGATAAAAAGGTGAGAGCAAAATgccaatttcttttatttaacaCTGATTGTATTATCTGCTATTAAGCTTATGTTGCTCCTCATTTCAACCAGTGAATGACGGGTTCCCTTGCTTTGCTTACTATGTACATATCAAGGTAGTGTATTTATAAGGTATTTCCATAAGAAACCTTCTATAACGTCCGGGAAAACATTACACTCGTGTACTTTGTCATGAAATCCTTCTCATTTTCTCCATCGTTTGTTCTCACCTAGTCTTGTTTTTCCTATAGTTCTCTTCGGGGACTCCTTTCCATCAGATATGGAAATTTTAGCTCTATTTAGCCTATAGTGTTCCTTTTTGTCTCGTGCCATCAAAGTTGCATCAAACTACAGTGAAAGGGAATGCGTAGCCAATAATAATCAAATCTCTTCAACTCTTTCCAACAGTACTAACCGCTGCAATGAGGGGTATAATACAACATGCAGAGACATATGTCAAATGGATCCAGTCTACTAGCCTGTCATGGTAATGTGCTGCACGTTTCATTAGTGGGTCTTGACAAACAAATGAGTTCGCTATAAATTTGATTCATGCTAAAGTATGGGTTTTGGATATTATGCAGATACAGATATGGTAGATCTGTTCAGTACTGTTGGAAAACTTGAGATAGGGTTGCAATAAATTCAGCATCCTTTGAAGTGGATTAAACTTGAACAATGAAACAGGTTTCACCATTTTAAGTTTGGTTAGCTGTGCTTTAGGAAGCTGTCAGAAATAAGTATGGCCTTACCTTTAATCGTATAAGTTGCCCAAACAAAAATATCTAGCTGGCGATTTCAACTAATTTAATGAAACGTAAAAtctctacaataacatcaatatcCTCCTGTCAAGGAAACATTCCCTCCATATACTgatccatattttcattatcTTCATTACCCGGATTATCAGATGAAGTTGAAGCTTTGGACCTTCTACTCCTGCCTTTCCTTTGTGCATATTTATCATCCTCTTCGTCATCATCACTTACAGatctttctcttttccttcGATGCTTATCTTTCTGGTTTTCTTTAGATTGTTCCTTCTCTTTCCTCTTTTTATAAAGAAGCTTTTCTGCACATCTCTCACAGGCTACCAATTTCACCAGGGCCTGTTTGTTTTCTCCTGCTTCAACATATGAAAAATTCACCTCGTAGCTAGCTAGACCATCTTCCTCATTGCAATTTTTGTTACCACAGACAAATTGCCCTTTTCCAGATATCACTTCCTTTTCGGTCCTCCATCTCAGACCAATCTTGCCACTCTTATAGTGTGTCATATCAGCTATGCAatattctttgaaaagcttGTCATAGTAGCGCTTAACCAGCCTTTGCTCCCAAGATGGATTCATATCATCTTCCTCAGTTCGTATGAACCGGTATCCTTCTCTAAGAGTATCCTGATCTGTTTTAACAGGTAACTTTTCTTGTGTGAAGCTCTCTCTTCCATAAAATCCAACATAATCCTTGACGAACTTCTTGTGGCGATCATAAGCATTCAGGCCTCGTATGTGATCTTGGTATTGCTGTTTTCTCGTTTGTCTATCAAAGATAGCCTGCTTAAGAGACCCAAACGAAGCCATCCTGAGGGGGGGGTGCAAAATCTCCCTGTTTGTATCTTAGAAAAATGAGGACGACAAAGGTTTAGGGTTTAGTCCACGTTAAAGACCGCAAGGTTTTTTCTTTGTTGCTTTGCTTTTTAAGTTTCTTGATATCCTTGAGTTGGTTGAGTTCTATGAGAAAATAACCTTAGGAATCCAACAGTTTTGTAGTATGTAAGGTATCCACAATATCCTGCAAAAGTAATTAATCCAGTCAGAAAGCTAACTAACAAGAAGAATTAAAAGATTTATCAGCCAAGTCGATTACAAGGGAAAGTAAGACATAGAAGTAGCAAAGTTACCAGCACTCAACAATCGTTAAGCAGTGTTACCAATTGAAGGGCATGCTTGAGATATTCTGACTTTCATTAAAgagaaatctatatatatatatatatataaaaattaacacAGATTAAACATGTCGATTATATCATAATATGCTAGTTTATCATAGTTTTctgttttgaaaatgaaaatgttAAATAAACATGTTTATTATAgttttctaaattttaatttagttCTAGAAGTTGAAGTACACAAAAGCAAAAGCCAGATCAAAACAGCTCTTACGAGCAGAGGCACTTAACAACTGATTGTTTGGCTCATCTGCTTCTGCGCAATCATGCCGGAAGGAACGAACCAGTCAGGCAAATTTTGACACAAAATCACAGATCTCAAAACCTGATTACTATGGAAGATAGTGGTTGTTGTATCAACATAACCAAATTTTTAGAGCACCCAAAAAGTTGTTTCTTATAGGTATATATTATAGGTATATAAAGTTGATTTAAATAATTCTTACACAGCGTAATATACTCAACTATGCATTTTCCTTCACTAAGTACTTGAAATAACCAATCTAGTTAAATATATGATTCTCAAAGTTATTAGTAGTAACTTCACACTCTTGCCTAGAGCTTCACTATGCATCTGCTAACAGGAGGTGGTGGTTATCAGATGTCCACTTGGTATGGTTAAAACTATTtaaatttctaatttagaacaaaataaaaactttttcgAGATCATCATGTGaaaaaaatagaggaaaatttGCATATTAGTCGAGTAATTAAGTAAAATAAGAACAAATACGTTACTACATAGTGTGTATAGTTTACTATACCTGAAAATAAAAGCAGTACGTAACTGTATGTAATTAGTTAATAATGTAGAGTAATTGTTGGTTCGAATAATTTACAGTAACGTTGAAAACAAATCATAACCAGAACAATATGCGACACGCGTGACTATGACCTGTGTCCACATCGgataccaaaatattttttgataaaatagCAAATTTCTTGAATTCCTTAAACTAAGAACCATAATCTGTAGATAGTTCTGGGAAGCAAAGAAACGCATACAAACatgtaataatatatatttatatacaatCAACAGAGTATGCAATATTCCACTGAAATGTTTACTCTTACTTGTATGGGTAAGTGTCTTGATGTATAAAAACTATTAAAAAGATTGCAAGTCATGTGCACTAAAATATGTTAGCAATTCTTTCGTCTACAAAGCTTCCTAGTGTTAACAGTAGTGTTCCTCTTCAAAATGGGGTTCCTATCTTACCTTTTTTATTGACGTATCTCttaagtgaaaaaagaaaaaattaagaaaaagaagcGCCTTGTGTGTACCAAGGCAGCATGGATTCGAACTGTTCTTCAATTCCTCATTAAGGAGGATTTCCATAATATTATTGCTTACTTTGAATCCCCAAATTAAAATCCTAAATTATCATTTCAACATATATACATCTTCCGCAACTACAATGTTGTGGAAAACGTGTGAAGGGCTTTGTCTTTTATCCTAATATCTTTTGATAGAGTCTTGGATAAGAATTAACTCTAAAGTTTTAGCAAATACACTAAGCTGTCTCTTCATTCAACATCATCGTTACCTTTTCGATTTGGACCTATCAATACTTACGGTTTGCTAAGGACCGGACCTCAGGTTTGATTTATTCCAAGTGAGAAGTCGTCAAAATTTCAACTCTCTGTCTCAAACCACTAACTGAGTTGCTTGAATTCCCCACATGTATAGGACCTTAGTGGTTAGATTTGAGCGGTTAGTTACCATCAAAGCAATAgtctttattttcacttttaaacttttttatgttgtttttaCCAGAAAACCATATATGAAGCTGCAGCACCAAAGTGCTATGAAGCAACTAATATTAACTATTAGTCTATTAGAATATCTATAAATCTGTTTCTATAAAGCAGTTTGCATTTCCACCGGCTAGGGTAATGAACTCAGCACATGAAGCATGTACATTCATAAATCCTGCATCAAGTGTCTCACAACTCTACTTTTCTTGGATCATTTGAAGTATAAGCTTTTCTTATAGGAGAAAAGAAATGCAAGACTCTATCAGTTTACAAGCAGCTTGCTTTAATTCGTCTTGCCAGCTCGCTTTAATTTGTATTACTGGTCAAGTTCCTGACTGTTTGTTCCAAGTTCCACAATACAAGTACGCTGATCTTGTATCAACTATCCACCTCATTATTAAGCAACTGcaagttttaattttaaaaattaggcGAAGGCTGCATGattgtttgaaaaaatttagtATTAGCTTCAGTCTTTTTAAGGTAAATGTTGCCCTTGGTTCAACATAGACCCTACCCTCTAGCCCTTCTCCACTTCTTTTCGTACTTCATAATCTTTATGTATCCCTAAGGCTTCCCAAAACCACAGACTCAATTTCAACAACATAGAAGTCACACAAACTGGAGGATAGAAACTTGAATTACCCTTTTTAGCATACATAGACATAAGTAGTCAGCTGACTGCCTTACAAAAGCCCTATTTGGAATAAAATTTCCTAAAGGTCCAGATCATCTACCGAACAATGTGATTCAGATCAGGTAAAACACAAAGTTACCGAACTCTTTTGAGCGACCCGCACAGCTTCAAtatctatttatttaattatcaaaattaAGAGTGTTTTGAGAAACATCCAGCTGTAGTAAAAAGTTGGTAATTTGTTACAAATATACCATATAACTGATGCTTGAAGTCGTGGTGATTCGTAATGCAGAGAAGAGTAAAGAATTGTAAATTTTACAGTCTTTTAGCTAAGAAAGTGTAGGAAATGAAAGAccttttttcttcctctttatgcTACTATAGGACGGTATAATTATACACAATGTAACCAAAAGTTCCACGTTCAATCCAAACAACAAACTGTCTGTTTGCACTCTAAAACTGATATTTACCAATATGTCTGACACGAGAATAACAATTGAGCAATGAATTCCTATGTAGAGTGTACTACTTTGTGATGTCATTACATCAAGAAACAATCCAGAATAGTTTATCCAAACAGGACTCTCATAACCAAAATCTAATTAATATGATTTGCTTCAGATGGTTCAGCTCCAGTAAATCAAATTATTGAACCAACTGTGTAAAATAATACATGGAATGAGCTGAATCAGTGTCAAACAGTTTAAGAATATAGTAACAACAACGATATCTGTATTATGAGGATTCATCATGAATTGGCAAGTTTTATTAGCCAAACAAAATTGTATAGGACAATCTCTTTTTATTCCTTTGTTCAACGAAACCAAATTGAAGCCCTGCTCCTTTCATTTATCAAAAGAAGCATATAGGAAGTTAGGTTCAACTAACATAAGCACAAACTGGAAAATAGACAATCACCAATTTATAACCCTAGGTCCAAACCATATAACTCATACAAAATCACATACTCCAAGGGGGAAAGAAAAGGTAAATAGAGCAGAGAGAGATATAATACTAACCTTCAGATCAGCAGGCGGAGAAGACGAACAAAGGAAGATGGATGAGCGTATATTCTAGTTTTAGAATCATAGAGGATTTTGGGGCAAAAAGAGAGACGGAAGGCAGCTGCTGTTCAATTCTACCACAAGTTTTGAAATGTCAGAAATACCCTTCATCGACAGAGTCAAGAGCATTTGCTTTTAAAAGCAAGATTAATAGCATGTTTGGCGAAACATTTTTCTCTCGAAAAGTCTTATTTTTtcataagtgcttatttttaaaaaagtgaggtgtttggctaagcttttgggagaaaataagtcttTTGAGAGATGACCTTTTGAATTAGAGAagtctttttttgaaaagtacttttgaaaaatacatatagaagcactttttaaagcTTGGTAAACGCTAATTGTTGCTCAAAAagtctttttaaattaattggccaaacctggcttttagccaaaaatacttttttgaaaagtacttttgaaaaaagtactttttaaaataagctgtttttaaaagcttgaccaaacaggctataaattAATTACTGGTATTTTCCGACGAAATGATCAAAATCGTCCTTAATACATTGAGCTTTGGTTTCATTTAGTCCTTAATGTATGATATGATCTAGTCcttatatatttcaaaaaaagtaaTTAGTTTGGTTTTAAGACGTATAAATATGGTCTATGgctattttttacttttttttgccCGGATTggccttcatttggggtggtctttaatttttgtccttcaaattggtggtctttaagttttgcccttttgAGTTCGAACCCAATAAAAAAATTCTCGGCgatgtttgcaaaattttgccactcttttggggtggtctttaaattttgcccctcatatttgcggtctttaaattttgcccttcgtatttgtggtctttaagttttgcccttaaATTTGGATACacaggttttgggttcgaaccccgtaaaataaagaaataatttcgcaGCGGAGCGAGGGGATATCTGTGGCCGGCTTGACTGGAAAAACTaaaaagttatgcggaggggggGCAAAtttcctcaagacatagtttagttatgcaaaaaaacttttcttttatgcgctttaaaaaaaaaagtatccttaactaaaagtgtgccttgaaaagtttaaaaaaaaaaaaatgtctcaaggcagtatccggcataacttccttgccgaaaaactaaagttatgcggaggggcatAATTTATTTTGCCTTGtaaaaacttttccttaaggaattatgccttatgggacggaaacacaactaaaaatatgccttaactaaaagttaaaaaaaaaaaaaaaatgtctcgaGCGCAAAAAACTGTCTTGCGAAAACTAAAGTTTTAACTTTTCTCGgttataatttagttttgcgcttatggggcaaaattttcggGACAgaaatacttttaattaaggcataaccaaaagtatgcctgctaaaagtgtgcctttaaaagttaaaaaaaaaaaaaaaaaaaaaaatgtctcaaaaaAGTAAAGCTTCCCTAGGAAAAACTGAGTTATCTGcgaggggcataacttttcctcgggcataatttagttttgccttgtatggggcaaaatttttccaTATGCCTTAAGAtatcttttaattaaggcatctAAAGTATCCTTTacaaaagtgtgccttgaaaagttaaaaaaaaaaaaaaaaaaaaaaaaaaaaaaatgtctcgaAGGCAAAGTACGCCctcccggcataactttggttttcGTAAGTATTGTAATGATCCATACTAATACAATACTTTAtcgcgaaattatttttttattttatgcacgaACGGGGGTTCGAACACTAGAACCTCGGTATCCGaagaagggcaaaacttaaaaacgcgaaatatgagaaaaaaatttaaagaccacccaaaagaaggacaatccgtgcaaaaaattgGTGCAAGTCTCGCCTTTAAGGCGCCCAATTAACTACTTCTTGAAGAAGCGAAAGTTAAAGACCCTCGACCACGCTTTTTGAGGACAAAATTAAAACACACGAAGGACAATACTGAAAATTGCCCTATTTTTTATGTCAAACTAAATTGGACCCTCAACATCTTCCTCCATACACAATCTATTTAGTATAATCGAAGACATTTTAGACTTCTTGTCACACTCTATTGAATATATTTACCatggaataataattttcttcaagttctATTGTTGTATCAAAAGTTTTTTCATAGCTCTTTCAAGTTAGAGTTAGAAATTTTGAGGTAGGTGTTGAAATAGGATTAAACGAAACAAAATGTATCTTTATTTTGTAGTTTGATAGCTTACGTGTTGTGCACGTGTCAGGGAATTAATCACTTTTTGCAACATATTAAGAactgttgttgttatgtttataTACATTTAAAACCACATGAAACGAAAGTCCAAGaaccattttgatcattttctcgGTATCTTTCCAgcgttttcttttaaattggCCATGTTACCGCTCTCAGAGAAATGGACCCCCCACATACCAGCAAGGGGCATTGTTTGGATAGGATAACACAATTGTCTCCAACGCATTAGC
Coding sequences within it:
- the LOC132033685 gene encoding uncharacterized protein LOC132033685, encoding MASFGSLKQAIFDRQTRKQQYQDHIRGLNAYDRHKKFVKDYVGFYGRESFTQEKLPVKTDQDTLREGYRFIRTEEDDMNPSWEQRLVKRYYDKLFKEYCIADMTHYKSGKIGLRWRTEKEVISGKGQFVCGNKNCNEEDGLASYEVNFSYVEAGENKQALVKLVACERCAEKLLYKKRKEKEQSKENQKDKHRRKRERSVSDDDEEDDKYAQRKGRSRRSKASTSSDNPGNEDNENMDQYMEGMFP